The Camelus dromedarius isolate mCamDro1 chromosome 8, mCamDro1.pat, whole genome shotgun sequence genome includes a window with the following:
- the CHST3 gene encoding carbohydrate sulfotransferase 3, translating to MEKGLTMPQDCRHFLHSLRMRSKYALFLAFVVVVFVFIEKENKIISRVSDKLKQIPQSLVDANSTDPALVLAENASLLSLSELDSAFTQLQSRLRNLSLQLGVEPAEQAGEEEAEQEEPRPPAEAPPRRHVLLMATTRTGSSFVGEFFNQQGNIFYLFEPLWHIERTVSFEQGGANAAGSALVYRDVLKQLFLCDLYILEHFITPLPEDHLTQFVFRRGSSRSLCEDPVCTPVVKKVFEKYPCKNRRCGPLNMTLAAEACHRKEHMAVKAVRIRQLEFLQPLAEDPRLDLRVIQLVRDPRAVLASRMVAFADKYETWKKWLAKGQDQLREEEVQRLRGNCESIRLSAELGLRQPAWLRGRYMLVRYEDVALRPLQKAQEMYRFAGIPLTPQVEDWIQKNTQAAHDGIYSTQKNSSEQFEKWRFSMPFKLAQVVQAACGPAMHLFGYRPVQDAASLSNRSVSLLEERGTFWVT from the exons ATGGAGAAAGGACTCACTATGCCTCAGGACTGCCGACACTTTCTGCACAGCCTGAGAATGAGGAGCAAATACGCCCTTTTCCTGgcttttgtggtggtggtttttgtcttcattgaaaaggaaaataaaatcatatcaaG GGTTTCAGACAAGCTGAAGCAAATTCCCCAATCCCTGGTAGATGCCAACAGCACCGATCCAGCCCTGGTCTTGGCTGAGAACGCATCTCTCTTGTCCTTGAGTGAGCTGGATTCGGCCTTCACGCAACTACAGAGCCGCCTTCGAAACCTAAGTTTGCAGTTGGGCGTGGAGCCAGCAgagcaggctggggaggaggaggcggagcaGGAGGAGCCCCGCCCACCCGCCGAGGCCCCGCCCAGGCGCCACGTGCTCCTCATGGCCACTACCCGCACCGGCTCCTCGTTTGTAGGGGAATTCTTCAACCAGCAAGGCAACATCTTCTACCTCTTCGAGCCGCTGTGGCACATCGAGCGCACGGTGTCCTTCGAGCAGGGCGGCGCCAATGCCGCGGGCTCAGCTCTGGTCTACCGAGACGTGCTCAAGCAGCTCTTCCTGTGCGACCTGTACATCCTGGAGCATTTCATCACCCCGCTGCCCGAGGACCACCTGACCCAGTTCGTGTTCCGCCGGGGTTCCAGCCGCTCCCTCTGCGAGGACCCCGTCTGCACGCCCGTCGTCAAGAAGGTCTTCGAGAAGTACCCCTGCAAGAACCGCCGCTGTGGCCCCCTTAACATGACGCTGGCTGCCGAGGCCTGCCACCGCAAGGAGCACATGGCGGTCAAGGCCGTACGCATCCGACAGCTGGAGTTCCTGCAGCCACTGGCCGAGGACCCCCGGCTTGACTTGCGCGTCATCCAGCTGGTGCGTGACCCCCGCGCCGTGCTGGCCTCCCGCATGGTGGCCTTCGCCGACAAGTACGAGACCTGGAAGAAGTGGCTGGCCAAGGGACAGGACCAGCTGCGGGAGGAGGAAGTGCAGCGGCTGAGGGGCAACTGTGAGAGCATCCGCTTATCGGCCGAACTGGGCCTGAGGCAGCCGGCCTGGCTGCGGGGCCGCTACATGCTGGTGCGCTACGAGGACGTGGCCCTGAGGCCGCTGCAGAAGGCCCAGGAGATGTACCGCTTTGCCGGCATCCCCCTGACCCCACAAGTAGAGGACTGGATCCAGAAGAACACGCAGGCGGCCCATGACGGCATCTACTCCACGCAGAAGAATTCCTCGGAGCAGTTTGAGAAATGGCGCTTCAGCATGCCGTTCAAGCTGGCGCAGGTGGTGCAGGCCGCCTGCGGCCCCGCCATGCACCTCTTCGGCTACAGACCGGTGCAGGATGCCGCCTCGCTCTCCAACCGCTCCGTCAGCCTGCTGGAGGAGCGCGGCACCTTCTGGGTCACGTAG